In Pan paniscus chromosome 13, NHGRI_mPanPan1-v2.0_pri, whole genome shotgun sequence, one DNA window encodes the following:
- the SCG2 gene encoding secretogranin-2: MAEAKTHWLGAALSLIPLIFLISGAEAASFQRNQLLQKEPDLRLENVQKFPSPEMIRALEYIEKLRQQAHKEESSPDYNPYQGVSVPLQQKENGDESHLPERDSLSEEDWMRIILEALRQAENEPQSAPKENKPYALNSEKNFPMDMSDDYETQQWPERKLKHMQFPPMYEENSRDNPFKRTNEIVEEQYTPQSLATLESVFQELGKLTGPNNQKRERMDEEQKLYTDDEDDIYKANNIAYEDVVGGEDWNPVEEKIESQTQEEVRDSKENIEKNEQINDEMKRSGQLGIQEEDLRKESKDQLSDDVSKVIAYLKRLVNAAGSGRLQNGQNGERATRLFEKPLDSQSIYQLIEISRNLQIPPEDLIEMLKTGEKPNGSVEPERELDLPVDLDDISEADLDHPDLFQNKMLSKSGYPKTPGRAGTEALPDGLSVEDILNLLGMESAANQKTSYFPNPYNQEKVLPRLPYGPGRSRSNQLPKAAWIPYVENRQMAYENLNDKDQELGEYLARMLVKYPEIINSNQVKRVPGQGSSEDDLQEEEQIEQAIKEHLNQGSSQETDKLAPVSKRFPVEPPKNDDTPNRQYLDEDLLMKVLEYLNQEKAEKGREHIAKRAMENM, translated from the coding sequence ATGGCTGAAGcaaagacccactggcttggagcAGCCCTGTCTCTTATCCCTTTAATTTTCCTCATCTCTGGGGCTGAAGCAGCTTCATTTCAGAGAAACCAGCTGCTTCAGAAAGAACCAGACCTCAGGTTGGAAAATGTCCAAAAGTTTCCCAGTCCTGAAATGATCAGGGCTTTGGAGTACATAGAAAAGCTCCGACAACAGGCTCATAAGGAAGAAAGCAGCCCAGATTATAATCCCTACCAAGGTGTCTCTGTCCCCcttcagcaaaaagaaaatggCGATGAAAGTCACTTGCCCGAGAGGGATTCACTGAGTGAAGAAGACTGGATGAGAATAATACTCGAAGCTTTGAGACAGGCTGAAAATGAGCCTCAGTCTGCACCAAAAGAAAATAAGCCCTATGCCTTGAATTCAGAAAAGAACTTTCCAATGGACATGAGTGATGATTATGAGACACAGCAGTGGCCAGAAAGAAAGCTTAAGCACATGCAATTCCCTCCTATGTATGAAGAGAATTCCAGGGATAACCCCTTTAAACGCACAAATGAAATAGTGGAGGAACAATATACTCCTCAAAGCCTTGCTACATTGGAATCTGTCTTCCAAGAGCTGGGGAAACTGACAGGACCAAACAACCAGAAACGTGAGAGGATGGATGAGGAGCAAAAACTTTATACGGATGATGAAGATGATATCTACAAGGCTAATAACATTGCCTATGAAGATGTGGTGGGGGGAGAAGATTGGAACCCAGTAGAGGAGAAAATAGAGAGTCAAACCCAGGAAGAGGTGAGAGACAGCaaagagaatatagaaaaaaatgaacaaatcaatGATGAGATGAAACGCTCAGGGCAGCTTGGCATCCAGGAAGAAGATCTTCGGAAAGAGAGTAAAGACCAACTCTCAGATGATGTCTCCAAAGTAATTGCCTATTTGAAAAGGTTAGTAAATGCTGCAGGAAGTGGGAGGTTACAGAATGGGCAAAATGGGGAAAGGGCCACCAGgctttttgagaaacctcttGATTCTCAGTCTATTTATCAGCTGATTGAAATCTCAAGGAATTTACAGATACCCCCAGAAGACTTAATTGAGATGCTCAAAACTGGGGAGAAGCCGAATGGATCAGTGGAACCGGAGCGGGAGCTTGACCTTCCTGTTGACCTAGATGACATCTCAGAGGCTGACTTAGACCATCCAGACCTGTTCCAAAATAAGATGCTCTCCAAGAGTGGCTACCCTAAAACACCTGGTCGTGCTGGGACTGAGGCCCTACCAGACGGGCTCAGTGTTGAggatattttaaatcttttaggGATGGAGAGTGCAGCAAATCAGAAAACTTCGTATTTTCCCAATCCATATAACCAGGAGAAAGTTCTGCCAAGGCTCCCTTATGGTCCTGGAAGATCTAGATCGAACCAGCTTCCCAAAGCTGCCTGGATTCCATATGTTGAAAACAGACAGATGGCATATGAAAACCTGAACGACAAGGATCAAGAATTAGGTGAGTACTTGGCCAGGATGCTAGTTAAATACCCTGAGATCATTAATTCAAACCAAGTGAAGCGAGTTCCTGGTCAAGGCTCATCTGAAGATGACCTACAGGAAGAGGAACAAATTGAGCAGGCCATCAAAGAGCATTTGAATCAAGGCAGCTCTCAGGAGACTGACAAGCTGGCCCCGGTGAGCAAAAGGTTCCCTGTGGAGCCCCCGAAGAATGATGATACCCCAAATAGGCAGTACTTGGATGAAGATCTGTTAATGAAAGTGCTGGAATACCTCAAccaagaaaaggcagaaaagggaAGGGAGCATATTGCTAAGAGAGCAATGGAAAATATGTAA